The following coding sequences are from one Chaetodon trifascialis isolate fChaTrf1 chromosome 24, fChaTrf1.hap1, whole genome shotgun sequence window:
- the ccdc14 gene encoding coiled-coil domain-containing protein 14, with the protein MKGTTKSKVVTSGRLKGRAKAQPARRLVTPNPRPGPSPEPAYSLYSTNSEDQVTSLHKGLDRCAALLSGILQDEKAEAMESFPRAVKGGGEAKSRPSASLGKKTIKKLPTQTGQKRYQSIQHGPGSTTPRTAHPSVVPAAHLGVKLHPPPKHPQTLQQYVLPPSSPPPDQGSCQSVQRGLGSTTPTTAHRSAVPAAHAGVKLHPPQKQPQTLQQYLIPPSRCQTLSPITPPPQSQTTIPPPQTSIPPLHPTPHSGRMPLPQTGCQSASEAPHIHRKEEFEEDFVPVRDINTQSTASDIHTAGRQIHSHVHTCSLKISNMQLEPGQLDKVPQDTPSRGDCSETSVSAETDVKMKTVQYLLGELKALISGQGNVAERLLSILEQTVSSPLTNVGSNIQTEPQLLSLHSQNTQLHRCMRILHQQLKEREKAERQQTLCNSEVLSLQEELTTAESRLQELQDDLTGLQKALQDTQSQLRDREAENALIKTDLEATRSRLLDSEREKSELALLAQQRLEEIGHLKRTLQSQNSSDCPTVVDSSVSDTHFDQHQHRSGPTEPPTDRITQYLMSLGQLEPTHNEHAHVDAEREGNTLEQKKLTSVQLREALSQPDVRSQQGDKPAETAAHQVQSCGQQRERERERERGRLLNSMLSQCDVESVWSDWSAKSGSTFDTRDEAAFRDGLSALDASIASLQRTIQLDLGR; encoded by the exons ATGAAAGGAACAACTAAAAGCAAG GTGGTGACATCAGGAAGGCTGAAAGGAAGAGCCAAAGCACAGCCGGCCAGGAGACT AGTGACTCCAAATCCAAGACCAGGACCAAGCCCTGAGCCAGCCTACTCTCTGTACAGTACAAATTCTGAGGACCAG GTCACTTCTCTCCATAAGGGTCTGGACCGGTGTGCTGCCTTGCTCAGTGGCATCCTTCAGGATGAGAAAGCAG AGGCCATGGAAAGCTTTCCCAGAGCTGTGAAGGGTGGTGGAGAAGCTAAATCAAGACCATCTGCTTCACTGGGGAAGAAGACCATTAAGAAACTACCTACACAGACAG GCCAGAAAAGGTATCAGTCAATCCAGCATGGACCAGGAAGCACAACTCCAAGAACAGCACACCCATCTGTTGTTCCAGCTGCACACTTGGGAGTTAAGCTCCATCCACCTCCCAAACATCCTCAAACCCTGCAGCAGTATGTCTTACCTCCTTCATCTCCACCTCCAGACCAGGGAAGTTGTCAGTCAGTCCAGCGTGGACTAGGAAGCACAACTCCAACAACAGCACATCGGTCTGCTGTTCCAGCTGCACATGCAGGAGTTAAGCTCCATCCACCTCAGAAACAACCTCAAACCCTGCAGCAGTATCTCATACCTCCTTCACGTTGCCAAACACTCTCCCCGATCACCCCTCCACCCCAGTCCCAGACCACTATCCCTCCACCCCAGACCAGCATCCCTCCACTCCACCCCACCCCTCACTCAGGACGGATGCCTCTCCCCCAGACTGGCTGTCAGTCTGCTTCTGAAGCCCCACACATACACCGCAAGGAAGAGTTTGAGGAGGACTTTGTTCCCGTGAGAGACATTAATACCCAAAGCACCGCCtcagacatacacacagctggCAGACAGATACACTCACACGTACACACCTGCTCCTTGAAGATATCAAACATGCAGCTGGAGCCTGGACAGCTTGATAAAGTCCCTCAGGACACACCCAGCAGGGGGGATTGCAGTGAGACTTCAGTGAGTGCAGAGACTGACGTGAAGATGAAGACAGTTCAGTATTTGCTGGGAGAACTCAAGGCTCTGATCAGTGGACAAG gcaatGTAGCAGAGAGGTTGCTCAGTATTCTGGAGCAGACTGTGTCCTCACCACTGACGAATGTTGGTTCAAACATCCAGACTGAACCACAACTATTATCCTTGCACAGCCAGAACACTCAGCTGCACAG gtgcaTGAGGATTCTGcaccagcagctgaaggagagggagaaggcagAGAGGCAACAGACACTCTGTAACTCTGAAG TGttgtctctgcaggaggagctcaCTACAGCTGAGTCCCGACTGCAGGAACTCCAAGATGACCTTACAGGACTACAAAAAGCTCTGCAGGACACTCAGAGccagctcagagacagagaggcagagaatgCACTCATCAAGACAG acTTGGAGGCCACTAGAAGCAGGTTGctggacagtgagagagagaagagtgagtTGGCTTTACTCGCCCAGCAAAGGCTTGAAGAGATAGGGCATCTTAAGAG GACTCTTCAGAGTCAAAATTCATCAGATTGTCCTACAGTTGTTGACAGCTCCGTGTCAGATACTCATTTtgaccaacaccagcacagATCGGGTCCGACAGAGCCCCCCACTGACCGCATTACCCAGTACCTGATGTCTCTGGGCCAGCTGGAGCCCACACACAATGAGCATGCGCATgtggatgcagagagagaaggaaacacGCTAGAGCAGAAGAAACTGACCTCAGTCCAGTTGAGGGAAGCATTATCACAACCTGATGTCAGATCTCAGCAAGGTGACAAACCTGCAGAGACTGCAGCCCATCAAGTCCAGTCATGTGGgcaacagagggagagggagagggagagggagagggggcgACTGTTGAACTCCATGCTGTCCCAGTGTGATGTGGAATCTGTGTGGTCTGACTGGAGTGCAAAGTCAGGGTCAACCTTTGACACCAGAGACGAGGCAGCATTCAGAGACGGCCTATCAGCTCTGGATGCTAGCATAGCCAGTCTGCAGAGGACGATTCAGCTGGACCTGGGGAGGTGA
- the ddx4 gene encoding probable ATP-dependent RNA helicase DDX4 translates to MTFDEAALCETLRKNVSKSGYLKPTPVQKHGIPIIAAGRDLMACAQTGSGKTAAFLLPILQQLIADGVAASSFCELQEPEVIIVAPTRELINQIYQEARKFAFGTVVRPVVVYGGVSIGYQIREISRGCSVLCGTPGRLLDMIGRGKVGLSKLRYFVLDEADRMLDMGFEPDMRRLVGCPGMPSKNDRQTLMFSATYPEDIQRMAADFLKTDYLFLAVGVVGGACSDVEQTFVQVTKFSKREQLLDLLKTTGMERTMVFVETKRQADFIATYLCQEKVPTTSIHGDREQREREQALADFRSGKCPVLVATSVAARGLDIPDVQHVVNFDLPNNIDEYVHRIGRTGRCGNTGRAVSFYDPEADGQLARSLVTVLSKAQQEVPAWLEESAFSGTSVSFNPPGKNFASLDSRKGPQGGSFQDNGVISQPAALTAADEEEWE, encoded by the exons ATG ACTTTTGATGAGGCGGCATTGTGTGAGACCCTGAGAAAAAACGTCAGCAAGTCTGGTTACTTGAAGCCGACCCCTGTGCAGAAGCATGGCATCCCAATCATTGCTGCCGGCAGAGATCTCATGGCCTGTGCCCAGACTGGATCTGGCAAAACA GCTGCATTCCTACTCCCTATTCTGCAGCAACTGATAGCAGACGGTGTGGCAGCCAGTTCATTCTGTGAGCTGCAGGAGCCTGAAGTCATCATTGTTGCCCCAACCAGGGAGCTCATCAACCAGATTTACCAAGAGGCCAGGAAGTTCGCCTTTGG GACTGTTGTGCGTCCAGTCGTGGTTTATGGTGGAGTCAGCATTGGATACCAAATAAGAGAAATCTCAAGGGGATGCAGTGTGTTGTGTGGTACACCAGGGAGACTGTTGGATATGATCGGAAGAGGGAAG GTTGGGCTGAGTAAGCTACGCTACTTTGTGCTTGACGAGGCAGACCGGATGCTGGATATGGGTTTTGAGCCTGACATGCGCCGCTTGGTGGGCTGTCCTGGAATGCCATCCAAAAACGACCGTCAGACTCTGATGTTCAGTGCCACCTACCCTGAGGACATCCAGAG GATGGCGGCTGACTTCCTCAAGACCGACTATTTGTTCTTGGCTGTGGGTGTGGTGGGTGGAGCCTGCAGTGATGTGGAGCAGACGTTTGTCCAAGTCACGAAGTTCTCCAAGAGGGAGCAGCTCCTTGACCTCCTCAAGACAACTG GAATGGAGCGCACCATGGTGTTTGTCGAGACCAAGAGACAAGCTGATTTTATTGCTACTTATCTGTGCCAGGAAAAGGTTCCAACTACCAGCATTCATGG TGACCGTGAGCAACGGGAGCGAGAGCAGGCTCTGGCAGACTTCCGCTCTGGCAAATGTCCAGTCTTGGTGGCAACCTCTGTAGCTGCCCGCGGTCTGGATATTCCAGATGTACAGCACgtggtgaactttgacctcccTAACAACATTGATGAATATGTCCACCGTATTGGGAGAACTGGCCGTTGTGGTAACACTGGCAGGGCAGTGTCTTTCTATGATCCCGAGGCTGATGGGCAATTGGCTCGCTCCCTGGTTACAGTCCTGTCAAAG GCCCAGCAGGAAGTTCCAGCATGGTTAGAGGAGTCTGCATTCAGCGGTACCAGCGTGAGCTTCAACCCCCCAGGGAAGAACTTTGCCTCCTTGGATTCCAGGAAG GGTCCACAGGGAGGATCTTTCCAAGACAACGGTGTGATAAGCCAACCGGctgctctgactgcagctgatgAGGAGGAATGGGAGTAG